In Lepisosteus oculatus isolate fLepOcu1 chromosome 15, fLepOcu1.hap2, whole genome shotgun sequence, one genomic interval encodes:
- the LOC102694898 gene encoding protocadherin-8, translating to MGTKNMQGALTVLHRWMFGVYLLHSLSVLPAISEGKTVKYQTYEEDIPDTVIGNLAKDLLINPSQGSKTNFRMMKQFNSSFIKLRESDGQLTIGERIDRERICKHSLQCLIAFDVVSFSKEQFKLIHVEVEIKDINDNSPEFPNQESTLEISESAAVGTRFPLDVAVDEDVGLNYIQSYQISVNSHFTIEVLNRADGVKYAELVLMKELDREAQSSHILELVATDGGNPPRSGVTRINIKVKDFNDNSPVFDQNNFSVELQEDAPVGFLLLDLNAVDPDEGLNGEVVYGFGNQVSVEIRQLFKVDRKSGRLTLESPIDFETKKTYELDVQASDLGPNPTPSICKIIIHVQDVNDNAPEISITPMTSITAGIAYITEAAAKDSFVALISTSDRDSGANGQVHCTLYGHDHFKLQQAYEDSYMIVTTTSLDREKISEYNLTVVAEDLGSPPFRTITQYTIRLSDENDNAPLFSKPIYEVSVVENNAPGAYITTVVARDLDLGHNGKVIYRISDTYVMGSPVSTFVSVDPATGSMYALRSFNYEVMKELEIRIQASDGGSPQLHSSAIINIQIVDQNDNAPSITQPVLTNGSAEIFVPRDAPSGFLITHIKARDPDEGINSELSYRLVKEDENMAFSINKVTGEVYLNRELHYNVRESVKVSIIVSDNGRPSLSSTATILFTIIEGAPPSDHVVVKQSGENQTPFLWDTSVVIIVVLAGSCSLLLLAIILIATTCNRRKKEKKTSNFQDQVDIPHLEKGRNNSDSLISSHAGNVFEGRTYSSKSSFSNSQTTGSDMCSGSEDGNESALYEPDNRVRGSKLEGYSTLPGYGKEAVRPIAIWKGNSFTTISARDPQFSGKDSGKGDSDFNDSDSDISGDAIKKDCAPVSMQNGLWACTSECKILGHSDRCWSPSAMRGSASNQAPHAAQQLSSFSKTASLPRESLRRENYYPAQIPKTVGLQSVYEKVLHREYDYVLVSPPRPVRIQELNEITLPVYTPTTTRCQSKNV from the exons ATGGGCACGAAAAATATGCAAGGTGCTTTAACTGTCTTGCATAGATGGATGTTCGGAGTCTACTTATTGCACTCCCTGTCCGTCTTACCCGCAATTTCAGAAGGAAAGACTGTCAAATACCAAACCTACGAGGAAGACATCCCTGACACTGTGATCGGAAACCTAGCCAAGGACTTGCTGATAAATCCCTCTCAAGGAAGCAAGACAAATTTCAGAATGATGAAACAGTTCAATTCTTCTTTTATAAAACTGCGAGAAAGCGACGGGCAGCTCACCATTGGAGAGCGGATTGACAGAGAAAGAATCTGCAAGCATTCTCTACAGTGTCTTATCGCTTTCGACGTTGTCAGCTTTTCGAAAGAGCAGTTCAAACTGATCCACGTTGAGGTGGAAATAAAAGACATTAACGATAACTCTCCAGAATTTCCCAACCAAGAATCTACCTTGGAGATTTCGGAAAGCGCAGCAGTGGGTACCCGATTTCCCTTAGATGTTGCGGTTGACGAAGATGTGGGTTTAAACTACATTCAGAGCTACCAAATTTCAGTCAATAGTCATTTTACCATTGAAGTCCTGAACAGAGCGGATGGGGTTAAATATGCGGAGCTTGTGCTAATGAAAGAACTCGATAGGGAAGCCCAGTCATCACATATTTTAGAGCTTGTTGCCACAGACGGAGGGAACCCACCCAGATCCGGTGTCACTAGAATAAATATTAAGGTAAAAGACTTCAACGACAACAGCCCAGTGTTTGACCAGAATAATTTCTCTGTTGAGCTGCAAGAAGATGCGCCAGTGGGATTTCTCTTGTTGGACTTAAACGCAGTGGATCCCGATGAGGGTTTAAATGGTGAAGTTGTTTACGGATTCGGTAATCAGGTGTCTGTTGAGATCAGACAACTTTTCAAAGTGGATCGCAAATCAGGACGTTTAACGCTCGAAAGCCCGATCGACTTTGAGACCAAGAAAACGTATGAATTAGATGTGCAGGCTTCTGACTTGGGTCCCAACCCTACCCCTTCAATCTGCAAAATTATTATTCATGTCCAAGACGTGAACGACAACGCTCCCGAAATCAGTATTACTCCCATGACTTCAATTACTGCGGGCATCGCCTACATCACTGAAGCTGCAGCGAAGGACAGTTTTGTGGCTCTGATCAGCACCTCGGACAGAGATTCAGGCGCAAATGGGCAGGTTCACTGCACTCTCTATGGACACGATCACTTTAAGCTCCAGCAAGCCTATGAAGACAGTTATATGATTGTAACCACAACATCTCTAGACAGAGAAAAGATATCTGAATATAATTTAACGGTGGTCGCCGAGGACCTGGGGTCACCCCCCTTTAGAACAATAACTCAGTACACCATCAGGCTCAGTGATGAGAACGACAACGCCCCTCTTTTCAGCAAACCAATTTATGAAGTTTCGGTTGTGGAAAATAATGCGCCAGGCGCATACATCACCACAGTGGTTGCAAGAGATCTGGATCTGGGACACAATGGGAAAGTAATTTACCGGATTTCCGACACTTATGTGATGGGCTCTCCCGTGTCTACTTTTGTGTCTGTTGACCCGGCTACCGGTTCAATGTATGCCTTGAGAAGCTTCAATTACGAAGTCATGAAGGAGCTCGAAATTAGAATCCAGGCAAGCGATGGGGGCTCTCCTCAGCTTCACAGCAGCGCAATCATCAACATACAAATAGTTGATCAGAACGACAACGCACCTTCCATCACGCAGCCAGTTCTGACTAATGGATCTGCGGAAATCTTTGTCCCTAGAGACGCGCCGTCTGGGTTCCTAATCACCCACATTAAAGCCAGGGATCCGGACGAAGGCATTAATTCTGAGCTCTCCTATAGACTTGTAAAGGAAGATGAGAACATGGCATTTTCGATCAACAAAGTTACAGGGGAAGTTTACTTAAACCGCGAATTGCACTATAATGTGAGGGAAAGCGTTAAAGTCAGCATTATTGTGAGCGACAACGGGAGACCTTCTCTGTCATCTACTGCAACGATTCTTTTCACTATTATTGAAGGGGCTCCACCTAGTGACCACGTCGTAGTCAAACAGAGCGGCGAGAATCAGACCCCCTTTCTGTGGGATACGTCAGTCGTGATTATTGTCGTTTTAGCGGGCAGCTGCTCTCTTCTTTTGCTAGCTATCATCCTAATCGCGACGACCTGCAATCGacgcaaaaaagaaaagaaaacgagCAACTTCCAGGATCAAGTGGATATCCCCCACCTGGAAAAAGGAAGAAACAACAGCGACTCATTAATATCCAGCCACGCCGGAAACGTATTCGAGGGTAGAACGTACTCCAGCAAATCGTCTTTTTCAAATTCTCAGACTACAGGCAGCGACATGTGCTCAGGCTCTGAAGATGGAAATGAGAGCGCACTGTATGAACCAGACAACAGGGTTCGGGGTTCTAAATTAGAG GGCTATTCCACGCTTCCCGGCTACGGTAAAGAAGCTGTCCGGCCGATTGCCATCTGGAAGGGTAATTCCTTCACCACTATTTCGGCGCGGGATCCACAGTTCAGCGGGAAAGACAGCGGGAAGGGGGACAGTGACTTCAACGACAGCGACTCCGATATCAGCGGAGACGCTATCAAGAAAGACTGCGCTCCAGTCAGCATGCAAAATG gtCTGTGGGCATGCACGAGCGAGTGTAAGATCCTGGGACACTCTGATCGCTGCTGGAGTCCGTCAGCCATGAGGGGAAGCGCCAGCAACCAGGCGCCGCACGCGGCTCAGCAGCTGTCTTCGTTCTCAAAGACAGCTTCGCTCCCGCGCGAATCCCTCCGCAGAGAGAACTACTACCCGGCGCAGATCCCTAAAACCGTGGGCCTGCAGAGCGTGTACGAGAAGGTTCTTCACCGGGAATATGACTATGTCCTCGTTTCCCCTCCTCGACCTGTCAGAATCCAAGAACTAAATGAAATCACGCTTCCCGTGTACACGCCCACCACAACAAGGTGCCagtctaaaaatgtttag
- the cnmd gene encoding leukocyte cell-derived chemotaxin 1 isoform X1, which yields MAETSEKVPISLAGPEDVEQCLPPKAYTAVTVKPSNSGRLLKIGAAVLIAGAALLLVGAIGAFYFWNDKHVYNVHYSMSINGKVEEGSMEIDTANNMETFKTKIGNDEAVEVHDFHIGITGIRFSGREKCYIKAQAKAHLPDVETLNKESLTFDLEDEIMPAKFDESPLIWVSAEQPVKDNSFLSAKILDLCDNLPIFWLRQTYAKDGQRKKREAQRPRRQSEPYDPFIEAAEQVNTVGRSQNVTSRRVTDEEEPTFNPENPYHRNLEGEEDTMTFDPMLDHQGICCTECRRSYTHCQRICEPLGGYWPWPYDYRGCRVACRIIMPCRWWVGRILGVL from the exons ATGGCAGAGACTTCGGAGAAAGTCCCCATCTCTCTGGCAGGACCAGAAGACGTGGAACAGTGTTTACCACCT AAGGCTTACACTGCCGTGACTGTAAAACCCTCCAACAGTGGTCGTCTTCTGAAAATTGGAGCAGCGGTGCTGATAGCAGGAGCAGCTCTTCTGCTTGTTGGTGCTATCGGTGCCTTTTACTTTTGGAACGACAAGCAC gTGTACAATGTTCACTACAGCATGAGCATCAATGGAAAAGTAGAGGAAGGATCCATGGAAATTGATACTGCGAATAACATGGAGACATTCAAGACAAAAATTGGGAACGATGAGGCTGTGGAGGTTCATGACTTTCACATT GGAATCACTGGAATTCGCTTCTCTGGAAGAGAGAAATGTTATATTAAAGCACAAGCTAAGGCTCACCTCCCTGACGTGGAGACTCTGAACAAAGAGTCACTAACCTTTGACCTG GAAGATGAGATTATGCCAGCTAAATTTGATGAGTCGCCTCTCATCTGGGTGTCTGCAGAGCAACCAGTGAAAGACAACAGCTTTCTGAGCGCCAAGATCCTGGACCTCTGTGACAATCTACCAATCTTCTGGCTTCGTCAGACATATGCCAAAG atggacagagaaagaaaagagaagcTCAACGTCCAAGACGCCAGTCAGAACCTTATGATCCATTCATAGAGGCTGCAGAGCAGGTGAACACTGTTGGTCGATCTCAGAATGTTACCTCAAGGAGAGTTACAGATGAGGAAGAGCCCACTTTCAACCCAGAGAACCCCTATCAC AGAAATCTGGAAGGGGAGGAAGACACCATGACCTTTGACCCCATGCTGGACCACCAAGGAATCTGCTGCACGGAGTGCAGGCGCAGCTATACGCACTGCCAGCGGATATGCGAGCCCCTCGGAGGCTACTGGCCCTGGCCCTATGACTACCGGGGATGCCGTGTTGCTTGCAGGATCATCATGCCGTGCCGCTGGTGGGTCGGACGCATATTAGGCGTTCTGTAG
- the sugt1 gene encoding protein SGT1 homolog, translating into MADERSFPDSLIDEDPQKALEELNGVLERTSDNAEWYCQRSYTHLLLQNYSSALEDAKKALDLKPNLALAYLRAGAAEYHLKNYESSYEAFKSGQKLDESDSTFGIWIKRCEENMDLNKQNGSSNTAAQPNVKYDWYQTEPQVIITIMVKNSRKEDVNIQFEEKMLHATVKLPQGDEFNLKKHLLHSIVPEQSTFKILSSKIEIKMRKTEAIRWEQLEGEGAKPNVKQFTPSQYPSSSHYTKNWDKLVVDIKEEEKSEKLEGDAALNKLFQQIYADGSDEVKRAMNKSFMESGGTVLSTNWSDVSKRKVDVSPPDDAEWKKF; encoded by the exons GAGCTGAATGGGGTATTGGAACGAACATCAGATAATGCAGAATGGTACTGTCAGAGATCCTACACCCACCTTCTGCTACAAAATTACAGCA GTGCTCTTGAAGATGCAAAGAAGGCTCTTGACCTGAAGCCAAACCTTGCCCTAGCCTATCTCAGAGCAGG agCTGCAGAGTACCATTTAAAAAACTACGAATCTTCATATGAGGCATTCAAATCAGGACAGAAGTTAGATG AATCTGACAGCACCTTTGGGATTTGGATTAAAAGATGTGAAGAAAACATGGATT TGAATAAACAGAATGGATCATCCAACACG GCAGCGCAACCAAATGTGAA ATACGATTGGTACCAGACAGAACCACAAGTTATCATCACCATCATGGTCAAGAATTCTAGGAAGGAAGATGTAAATATCCAGTTTGAAGAAAAGATG TTACATGCAACTGTGAAGCTGCCACAGGGTGATGAATTCAATTTGAAGAAGCATCTTCTTCACTCAATAGTTCCCGagcaaagcacatttaaaattctCTCATCAAAG ATCGAAATTAAAATGAGGAAGACCGAAGCCATCCGATGGGAACAGTTAGAAGGAGAGGGGGCCAAGCCAAATGTCAAACAATTCACACCTA GCCAGTATCCTTCTTCTTCACATTATACAAAAAACTGGGACAAGCTAGTTGTAGATATAAAAGAGGAGGAGAAGAGTGAGAAACTAGAGGGAGATGCAGCTTTGAACAAACTTTTCCAACAAATATATGCGGATGGCTCTGATGAAGTTAAACGTGCAATGAACAAGTCATTT ATGGAGTCTGGAGGAACTGTTCTGAGCACCAATTGGTCAGATGTTAGCAAAAGAAAAGTAGATGTGAGTCCTCCTGATGATGCAGAATGGAAGAAGTTCTAA
- the cnmd gene encoding leukocyte cell-derived chemotaxin 1 isoform X2 encodes MAETSEKVPISLAGPEDVEQCLPPAYTAVTVKPSNSGRLLKIGAAVLIAGAALLLVGAIGAFYFWNDKHVYNVHYSMSINGKVEEGSMEIDTANNMETFKTKIGNDEAVEVHDFHIGITGIRFSGREKCYIKAQAKAHLPDVETLNKESLTFDLEDEIMPAKFDESPLIWVSAEQPVKDNSFLSAKILDLCDNLPIFWLRQTYAKDGQRKKREAQRPRRQSEPYDPFIEAAEQVNTVGRSQNVTSRRVTDEEEPTFNPENPYHRNLEGEEDTMTFDPMLDHQGICCTECRRSYTHCQRICEPLGGYWPWPYDYRGCRVACRIIMPCRWWVGRILGVL; translated from the exons ATGGCAGAGACTTCGGAGAAAGTCCCCATCTCTCTGGCAGGACCAGAAGACGTGGAACAGTGTTTACCACCT GCTTACACTGCCGTGACTGTAAAACCCTCCAACAGTGGTCGTCTTCTGAAAATTGGAGCAGCGGTGCTGATAGCAGGAGCAGCTCTTCTGCTTGTTGGTGCTATCGGTGCCTTTTACTTTTGGAACGACAAGCAC gTGTACAATGTTCACTACAGCATGAGCATCAATGGAAAAGTAGAGGAAGGATCCATGGAAATTGATACTGCGAATAACATGGAGACATTCAAGACAAAAATTGGGAACGATGAGGCTGTGGAGGTTCATGACTTTCACATT GGAATCACTGGAATTCGCTTCTCTGGAAGAGAGAAATGTTATATTAAAGCACAAGCTAAGGCTCACCTCCCTGACGTGGAGACTCTGAACAAAGAGTCACTAACCTTTGACCTG GAAGATGAGATTATGCCAGCTAAATTTGATGAGTCGCCTCTCATCTGGGTGTCTGCAGAGCAACCAGTGAAAGACAACAGCTTTCTGAGCGCCAAGATCCTGGACCTCTGTGACAATCTACCAATCTTCTGGCTTCGTCAGACATATGCCAAAG atggacagagaaagaaaagagaagcTCAACGTCCAAGACGCCAGTCAGAACCTTATGATCCATTCATAGAGGCTGCAGAGCAGGTGAACACTGTTGGTCGATCTCAGAATGTTACCTCAAGGAGAGTTACAGATGAGGAAGAGCCCACTTTCAACCCAGAGAACCCCTATCAC AGAAATCTGGAAGGGGAGGAAGACACCATGACCTTTGACCCCATGCTGGACCACCAAGGAATCTGCTGCACGGAGTGCAGGCGCAGCTATACGCACTGCCAGCGGATATGCGAGCCCCTCGGAGGCTACTGGCCCTGGCCCTATGACTACCGGGGATGCCGTGTTGCTTGCAGGATCATCATGCCGTGCCGCTGGTGGGTCGGACGCATATTAGGCGTTCTGTAG